GTCCGGCCGCTTCTGTCTGCTCCCACGGCCCGTCAGAGCAGGACGCGCTCCGCCGGAGTCTCCCGGTGGGCCCGCGACTTGCGCAGGTCCCGGGTGACGACCGCCTTCTTGAGCCAGCGGTCCGTCCCGTCGAACCGGGCCTTGAACGCGCTTCTGCCGTGCACCGCCCGGTAGTTGTCGATCACCAGCAGATCACCGGGGGCCAGCGCGACCTCGGTCAGGTTCCGTTGCAACTCCCCGGTCAGCGCGGTCAGCGCCGCCGCGGCCTCCTGATCACCCGGCAGCGGCGACATGAACGCCGGGTCGATCCGCAGGTACGGCCGGTCCGGATGCCCGAACAGCACGGCGACCGGCTCCGGATCGTCCTGCATCCGCTGCACCGCGTGCAGGCTGCCCCGGTTCTCGGTGAGCTTCCGGGCGTGCTTGAGGTGCTCGGTGTCCGGCAGGATCAGGAACCGGGACTGGCCCAGCACCTCCCGCTGCTCGTCCGTCAGCGCCACCTCGTCCACCCCGGACACCACCGTGGGCACCGCGTCATGGTTCCGCAGTCCCAGCAGCAGCAGATAGTCGCAGCGGAACGGGTGGAAGCCGTCCTCGGTGTGCCAGGCCAGCTCCACCGTGCCGTGACCGCTCTGGTCGTTCTCGTGCGCGGGGACCGGCAGCACGTCGTGCACCAGCCGCCCGTTCTGAAGGGTCGACCAGCCGAACAGGTCCCCGAGGTGCGCGGTGGCCAGCATGAGAGCCACCTCGTGCACCCCCGACTCCGGTTCCCTGGGCGGCTCCCGCCAGTCCAGCGGGGTCGGCCCGAGCCGGCTGTCGTCCACCGGAAGGCCCCGCACGACCAGGCAGGAGGCCGTCTCCGCGTTCCGGAACTCCCGCAGCTCCCGGATCAGGCGCGGCGGCAGCCGGTGGGCCTGCACGGACAGATCGTCCAGCAGGGCCGGGGCGCTGCTCGCCCCGTGGTCCCGCAGAACCGAGCGGGTGAGCGTGTCCATCGCGGCTCCTTCGGCCGCGTCAAGGTCTACGTAACGGATCATCGGCGCTCAACTCCCCCATGATCCGTATGGAAGCGTCCTCGTGTGTTCACGAGTTCTCCTTGTCCTGACGGTCAGTTGACGTTGGCCTGCGGTACGACGAAGGTCTCGGGATCGGGCAGGTAACCGCCGTCCACCAGGAACCGGAAGCAGGAGTGCGCCCACTCCTCGGCCACCGGCGGGCAGCTGATGCCCGAACCTTCGAGGGCCTCGGTCAGTACCCGGCACTCGTCCATCGGGTTGATCTGCTTCTGCAGCTCCGGGTCGAGCGCGGCGTGCCGCATCGTGGCGACCCGCAGCAGCGGGGTCATCGGGAACAGGATGTGGTCCTCGTCGACGTTCAACGCCCGCTGCCTGGCGTCCTCCTCGTCGATGACGTCGAGGTTGTAGCCGAACGACCGCAGC
This window of the Streptomyces niveus genome carries:
- the gntD gene encoding guanitoxin biosynthesis L-enduracididine beta-hydroxylase GntD; this translates as MIRYVDLDAAEGAAMDTLTRSVLRDHGASSAPALLDDLSVQAHRLPPRLIRELREFRNAETASCLVVRGLPVDDSRLGPTPLDWREPPREPESGVHEVALMLATAHLGDLFGWSTLQNGRLVHDVLPVPAHENDQSGHGTVELAWHTEDGFHPFRCDYLLLLGLRNHDAVPTVVSGVDEVALTDEQREVLGQSRFLILPDTEHLKHARKLTENRGSLHAVQRMQDDPEPVAVLFGHPDRPYLRIDPAFMSPLPGDQEAAAALTALTGELQRNLTEVALAPGDLLVIDNYRAVHGRSAFKARFDGTDRWLKKAVVTRDLRKSRAHRETPAERVLL